A stretch of the Papaver somniferum cultivar HN1 chromosome 6, ASM357369v1, whole genome shotgun sequence genome encodes the following:
- the LOC113288822 gene encoding uncharacterized protein LOC113288822, which produces MGSVSLKVGEGTARFKKSTLCSSALNLIMLFSVLTTNLFALYAFKYSGSKPHHPNHSHKNISLISEHVSLILREINFSQKKLAKMEKELLGYDTIDITKTNLASELKIFLQHQSLPLGKDSRSGLTEMVSSVGHTCLKSRDLLSDYMNYKVDDVCPDDWSLGQKLILRGCEPLPRRRCFTKSVHKVGISSFPSSLWKQVSDKIATWSGLLCRNFKCLNSKKIGGNCNGCFDLVNGTERNRFVRVRGKNDFLIDDVLGLVGNGGIRLGFDIGGGSGTFAARMAEKEVTVITSTLNVDAPFNDFIAARGLFPLYSSLDQRFPFYDNVFDLIHAANGFGDGGKVEKLEFLMFDLDRILRPGGLFWLDNFYCVDEERKINLTKLIEKFGYKKLKWVIGERSDGSGRSQVYLSAILQKPVRV; this is translated from the coding sequence atgggtTCAGTTTCTCTGAAAGTAGGAGAAGGTACAGCAAGATTTAAAAAATCAACACTATGTTCATCAGCTTTAAATCTTATCATGCTCTTCTCAGTTCTAACTACAAATCTCTTTGCACTCTATGCATTTAAATACTCAGGATCAAAACCCCATCATCCAAATCACTCACACAAAAACATTTCTTTGATTTCAGAACATGTTAGTctaatcttaagagaaatcaatTTCTCTCAGAAGAAATTAGCTAAAATGGAGAAAGAATTACTGGGTTATGACACAATTGATATCACAAAAACGAATTTAGCTAGTGAACTGAAAATCTTCTTACAGCATCAGTCATTACCATTAGGTAAAGATTCAAGAAGTGGTCTCACAGAGATGGTGTCATCAGTTGGTCATACTTGTCTGAAATCTAGAGATTTGTTGTCTGATTATATGAATTACAAAGTTGATGATGTTTGTCCCGATGATTGGAGTTTAGGACAGAAATTGATACTCCGAGGTTGTGAGCCATTACCAAGACGAAGATGTTTTACCAAATCTGTTCATAAAGTGGGGATTTCTTCATTTCCGTCTTCTCTGTGGAAACAAGTAAGTGATAAAATAGCTACTTGGAGTGGGCTTCTTTGTAGGAATTTTAAGTGTTTGAATAGTAAGAAAATTGGTGGTAATTGTAATGGTTGTTTTGATTTAGTTAATGGAACTGAAAGGAATAGATTTGTTAGAGTTAGAGGGAAGAATGATTTCCTCATTGATGATGTGCTAGGTCTTGTTGGTAATGGTGGGATTAGATTGGGGTTTGATATTGGAGGTGGTTCTGGTACTTTTGCAGCTAGAATGGCTGAAAAAGAAGTTACAGTCATTACTTCAACTCTAAATGTTGATGCACCTTTTAATGATTTCATTGCTGCTAGAGGATTGTTTCCATTGTATTCGAGTTTGGATCAGAGATTTCCGTTTTATGATAATGTGTTTGATTTGATTCACGCTGCGAATGGGTTCGGCGACGGAGGTAAAGTCGAGAAATTAGAGTTCTTGATGTTCGATTTAGATCGGATTTTAAGACCTGGTGGTTTGTTTTGGTTGGATAATTTCTACTGCGTCGACGAAGAACGGAAGATCAATTTGACGAAATTGATCGAGAAATTTGGTTACAAGAAGCTTAAATGGGTTATTGGTGAAAGATCTGATGGTTCTGGGAGATCTCAGGTTTATTTATCAGCAATCTTACAGAAACCAGTTAGAGTATGA